One window from the genome of Osmerus eperlanus chromosome 1, fOsmEpe2.1, whole genome shotgun sequence encodes:
- the hesx1 gene encoding homeobox expressed in ES cells 1 isoform X1 has translation MAIPVVHQLRVDARSIFSIDSILGLDLERQDLQNVSLRLYRPWTEMDSTKQHYITAKPSEAAPDVRMAEDRSSNCKQNISDSHRRRLNWYVGRRPRTAFTSAQIEILESVFIINSYPGIDIREELAQRLHLEEDRIQIWFQNRRAKRKRSDRESQFLMVKKVISGLKTKEEEE, from the exons ATGGCGATTCCTGTCGTCCATCAGCTGCGAGTTGACGCCAGGTCAATTTTCAGTATAGACAGCATCCTCGGGTTGGACTTGGAAAGACAAGACCTGCAAAATGTGTCATTGCGTTTATATAGACCTTGGACAG AAATGGATTCAACGAAACAGCATTACATCACAGCCAAACCGTCGGAGGCTGCGCCAGATGTGAGGATGGCTGAGGACAGGAGCTCCAACTGTAAACAGAACATCTCGGATTCACATAGAAGAAGACTGAACTGGTACGTCGGACGCAGACCCCGCACGGCGTTTACAAGCGCTCAG ATCGAGATCCTGGAGAGCGTGTTCATCATAAACTCCTACCCAGGTATCGACATCAGAGAGGAGCTGGCTCAGAGACtacacctggaggaggacagaaTACAG ATCTGGTTTCAGAACCGCAGAGCCAAACGGAAACGCTCCGACAGAGAGTCTCAGTTTCTCATGGTGAAGAAAGTCATTTCTGGTCTCAAGacaaaagaggaggaagaataa
- the hesx1 gene encoding homeobox expressed in ES cells 1 isoform X2 produces MDSTKQHYITAKPSEAAPDVRMAEDRSSNCKQNISDSHRRRLNWYVGRRPRTAFTSAQIEILESVFIINSYPGIDIREELAQRLHLEEDRIQIWFQNRRAKRKRSDRESQFLMVKKVISGLKTKEEEE; encoded by the exons ATGGATTCAACGAAACAGCATTACATCACAGCCAAACCGTCGGAGGCTGCGCCAGATGTGAGGATGGCTGAGGACAGGAGCTCCAACTGTAAACAGAACATCTCGGATTCACATAGAAGAAGACTGAACTGGTACGTCGGACGCAGACCCCGCACGGCGTTTACAAGCGCTCAG ATCGAGATCCTGGAGAGCGTGTTCATCATAAACTCCTACCCAGGTATCGACATCAGAGAGGAGCTGGCTCAGAGACtacacctggaggaggacagaaTACAG ATCTGGTTTCAGAACCGCAGAGCCAAACGGAAACGCTCCGACAGAGAGTCTCAGTTTCTCATGGTGAAGAAAGTCATTTCTGGTCTCAAGacaaaagaggaggaagaataa